In the genome of Phycisphaerae bacterium RAS1, one region contains:
- the rpsU gene encoding 30S ribosomal protein S21 gives MIRVKARSNESVEQMVRRFKKLCEKEGLTRDIKRNSYYEKPSERRRRKERKSLKRIARDG, from the coding sequence ATGATTCGAGTGAAGGCGCGCAGCAACGAATCCGTCGAGCAGATGGTTCGGCGGTTCAAGAAACTCTGTGAGAAGGAGGGGTTGACCCGCGACATCAAGCGCAACAGCTACTACGAAAAGCCCTCCGAGCGCCGTCGCCGCAAGGAACGTAAGTCCCTGAAGCGCATTGCCCGCGACGGGTAG
- the aroE_2 gene encoding Shikimate dehydrogenase has protein sequence MNCTSVGMQPGVAESPLPAGSIRAAQTVFDTVYAPRETRLLRDAAAAGAKIINGDALFLAQARRQYEIWHERTASFGGA, from the coding sequence GTGAACTGCACCAGCGTCGGCATGCAGCCGGGAGTTGCAGAGTCGCCGCTTCCGGCCGGCTCAATTCGCGCCGCTCAGACCGTGTTTGACACGGTCTACGCGCCCCGCGAAACGCGCCTGCTGCGCGACGCGGCGGCGGCGGGTGCGAAGATCATCAACGGCGACGCGCTCTTCCTCGCCCAGGCCCGGCGACAATACGAAATCTGGCACGAGCGAACGGCGTCGTTCGGCGGTGCATGA
- the ctaB gene encoding Protoheme IX farnesyltransferase, which yields MSQNTLPAAVAGPVRLSARSFAAALADLLDLSKARLSSLVLFTTAIGFTLAAPGPIEWHRLAAVLIGTALTAFGANALNQWIEADRDARMHRTRNRPLPAGRISSAQALCFAALTGMAGPLILAWFVNLLTGLLGLFTLAAYVLVYTPLKTRTPLNTLVGAVVGAIPPVMGWTAATGRVGVAAVVLFGILLIWQMPHFMALAWLYREDYARGGFKMLPVVDPHGRLTAAVAVSHAFLLIPIAAALWALGVCGAAYGVGSILLGAAFAWLALRLWRRRSDAAARQLFFGSVIYLPLLLILMAADQA from the coding sequence TTGAGTCAGAACACGCTGCCCGCCGCCGTCGCCGGTCCTGTGCGCCTCTCGGCCCGCTCCTTCGCCGCGGCGCTGGCTGACCTGCTCGATCTCTCCAAGGCCCGCCTCAGCAGCCTGGTGCTCTTCACGACCGCCATCGGATTCACCCTCGCGGCTCCGGGACCCATCGAGTGGCACCGGCTGGCCGCCGTGCTGATCGGAACGGCCCTGACCGCCTTCGGCGCAAACGCCCTGAACCAGTGGATCGAAGCCGATCGCGACGCGCGCATGCATCGCACCCGCAACCGGCCGCTGCCCGCCGGGCGAATCTCCTCGGCCCAGGCGCTCTGTTTCGCGGCGCTAACCGGCATGGCCGGGCCGCTGATTCTGGCCTGGTTCGTCAACCTGCTGACCGGGCTGCTCGGGCTGTTCACGCTGGCCGCCTACGTGCTCGTCTACACGCCGCTCAAGACGCGCACGCCGCTCAACACGCTCGTCGGCGCGGTCGTCGGAGCGATTCCGCCGGTGATGGGCTGGACGGCGGCGACCGGCCGCGTCGGCGTCGCCGCGGTTGTGCTGTTCGGGATCCTGCTCATCTGGCAGATGCCGCATTTCATGGCCCTGGCGTGGCTGTATCGCGAGGACTACGCCCGCGGCGGGTTCAAGATGCTGCCCGTGGTCGATCCGCATGGGCGGCTGACGGCCGCCGTGGCGGTATCGCACGCTTTTCTGCTGATTCCGATCGCGGCGGCGTTGTGGGCGCTGGGCGTCTGCGGGGCGGCGTATGGCGTCGGTTCGATCCTGCTGGGCGCGGCGTTCGCCTGGCTGGCGCTGCGGCTCTGGCGGCGGCGGAGCGACGCGGCGGCGCGGCAGCTCTTCTTCGGAAGCGTGATTTACCTGCCGCTGCTGCTGATCCTGATGGCGGCGGATCAGGCGTAA
- the rsfS gene encoding Ribosomal silencing factor RsfS, translating to MTGALQSDADNEAGVRFAQEAARIASDSKAEDVVVLDLRGISPLADLFVIGTGTSARQMHATLENIREFAKSQNRRPFRVSGGSDTSWILADYVDVVIHLFDARHRSYYDLDGLWGDAPQIEWRRPEDPDGA from the coding sequence ATGACCGGGGCATTACAGAGTGACGCCGACAACGAGGCGGGGGTGCGCTTTGCGCAGGAGGCGGCTCGGATCGCGTCCGACAGCAAGGCCGAGGACGTGGTGGTGCTGGACCTGCGCGGGATCAGCCCGCTGGCCGACCTGTTCGTGATCGGCACCGGCACGTCCGCGCGCCAGATGCACGCGACGCTCGAGAACATCCGCGAGTTTGCCAAATCACAGAACCGCCGCCCGTTTCGCGTCTCGGGCGGGAGCGATACGAGCTGGATTCTGGCGGACTACGTGGACGTGGTGATTCATCTCTTCGACGCCCGCCACCGCTCGTACTACGACCTGGACGGCCTCTGGGGAGATGCACCGCAAATAGAGTGGCGCCGCCCGGAAGACCCGGACGGCGCCTGA
- the cph2 gene encoding Phytochrome-like protein cph2, whose product MSNEFLGRVLKAESLPSLPTVAMEVLRISRDENASADDLAAAIQHDPALTGKVLKMVNSSMFGVARKVGSVKQAVSLLGLRTVKVMALSFSLVDTVKGCQGGGFNFEAFWRRSLSTAVAARLLGKAALPQLAEDAFVAGLLSDLGMVAVWRAAPEKYEAVLKELAKRDQHVTVIEQRVLGMNHAAIGSALLKAWGLPEGVQTSVSAHHGDRLGELTGPVQQQARLVHCAASVADLFCQEIPPSELDRVREQCVRDLGIDKPKLEQILEALAMNVKDTASTLSLNVGHPIDYAQLQAEASMQMVQLSMQAEVERVEISKRADEARLEADRLNQEKQQILEVASTDSLTKVANRAAFDKRLDEELRRARERRHEVALIMLDVDHFKKFNDAHGHQAGDAVLRSVGQCLREVIRDAGFVARYGGEEFAVILAGMAETAVRSLAEKLRRSIESTPTLHHGARLHVTASLGAAMANVGSSTAPERMIRDADQRLYQAKRAGRNRIEMGEPAARPALAGARG is encoded by the coding sequence ATGTCAAATGAGTTTCTCGGGCGTGTGCTGAAGGCGGAGAGCCTGCCGTCGTTGCCCACCGTCGCGATGGAGGTGTTGCGGATCAGCCGTGATGAGAACGCGTCGGCGGATGACCTGGCGGCGGCGATTCAGCACGATCCGGCGTTGACCGGCAAGGTGCTGAAGATGGTCAACTCCTCGATGTTCGGGGTGGCGCGCAAGGTCGGCTCGGTGAAGCAGGCCGTCAGTCTCCTGGGCTTGCGGACGGTCAAGGTGATGGCCCTGAGCTTTTCGCTGGTCGACACGGTAAAAGGCTGTCAGGGAGGTGGATTCAACTTCGAAGCGTTCTGGCGCCGGTCCCTGAGCACCGCGGTTGCCGCGAGGCTGCTTGGAAAAGCGGCGCTGCCGCAACTCGCGGAGGATGCGTTTGTGGCCGGGCTGCTTTCGGACCTGGGGATGGTCGCCGTGTGGCGGGCGGCGCCCGAGAAGTACGAGGCCGTGTTGAAGGAGCTCGCGAAGCGCGATCAGCACGTCACAGTCATTGAGCAGCGCGTTCTTGGAATGAATCATGCCGCCATCGGCAGCGCGCTGCTGAAGGCCTGGGGCTTGCCGGAGGGAGTGCAGACCTCAGTATCGGCGCACCATGGAGATCGCCTCGGCGAGTTGACCGGGCCGGTGCAGCAGCAGGCCAGGCTGGTGCATTGCGCCGCGAGCGTGGCTGATCTGTTCTGTCAGGAAATCCCGCCGTCAGAGCTGGATCGCGTCCGAGAGCAATGCGTTCGCGACCTGGGAATCGACAAGCCGAAGCTGGAGCAGATTCTCGAAGCGCTCGCCATGAACGTCAAAGACACGGCGTCGACGCTGTCTCTGAACGTCGGCCATCCGATCGACTACGCCCAGTTGCAGGCTGAGGCGAGCATGCAGATGGTGCAGCTCAGCATGCAGGCGGAAGTGGAGCGCGTCGAGATATCGAAAAGGGCGGACGAGGCGCGCCTGGAGGCCGACCGCCTGAACCAGGAAAAGCAGCAGATTCTCGAAGTCGCCTCGACCGATTCGCTCACGAAGGTCGCCAACCGCGCCGCGTTCGACAAGCGCCTGGACGAGGAGCTGCGCCGCGCCCGCGAACGGCGGCATGAGGTGGCGCTCATCATGCTGGACGTGGACCACTTCAAGAAGTTCAACGACGCCCACGGCCACCAGGCCGGAGACGCCGTGCTGCGCAGCGTCGGACAGTGCCTGCGCGAGGTCATCCGCGACGCCGGCTTTGTGGCCCGCTACGGGGGCGAGGAATTCGCGGTCATCCTGGCCGGGATGGCTGAGACCGCGGTGCGGTCGCTGGCCGAAAAGCTGCGGCGCTCGATCGAGTCGACGCCCACCCTTCACCATGGGGCCAGGCTGCACGTAACGGCCAGCCTTGGGGCGGCGATGGCGAACGTCGGATCAAGCACCGCACCGGAGCGAATGATCCGCGACGCCGACCAGCGGCTCTACCAGGCCAAACGCGCCGGGCGCAATCGGATTGAGATGGGAGAGCCGGCCGCCCGGCCGGCCCTGGCCGGCGCCCGGGGTTGA
- a CDS encoding hypothetical protein (Tricorn protease homolog 1) gives MNLRLSRRRYPAGIAFAASLLAAVLAPPASAQVTPHAGMLRFPDISATHVVFCYANDLWLAPRDGGTAVLLASPPGPEAFPRFSPDGKSVAFIGNYEGNRDLYVVSLDGGPATRVTYHPGFETLCGWTPDGKLLFSADYQAPFSRRDELFVIPATGGAPEKLPIPYGTLASIKSDGVWLAYTPHSIDSRTWKRYRGGMATDIWLFNLKDKTSKRMTDWEGLDSQPMWQGDAVYYLSDNGPEHRLNIWMFDSNSGQRKQVTTHKDYDVKWPANGPGKDGKGEIVYQCGADLCLLDLATGQARTLTITIPGDRPKIRPQRVDAAKFIAGGDISSTGKRLVVEARGDIWTVPAKNGAPRNLTQTSGVAERDPSWSPDAQWIAYFSDATGEYELYVRQSDGKGEPRQLTKDGNCYRYRITWSPDSKHVVFNDKTGAIFVHTIDGGATKLIDKDPTANAGGIPVNWAPDSRWITYTREVENTQNAIFIYNVPTGELKQVTSGVFNDSWPTFDRKGDYLYFSSNRNWTSPLYEDMGTTFAYANTDVLHVVPLRAKVGVPNPPKSDEELWGEKKKQEEEKDKKKDGDKKDEEKKDAAASAPATATASATASAENDDKKADEKKVDPIEIELDGFERRAVPLPLKPGAFGVLSVNDEGKLIYVRQPSRGVDAEPSLKIFDPKDDEKKENTILDGIGGYGISADGKKLVVFKGDNIAIIDAKADQKMDKPVPTDGLKALVDPREEWKQIFVEAWRVQRDFFYDPNLHRVDWPAIRKQYEKMLPDCVSREDLSYIIREMISELNVGHAYYQGGESESGPTVSVGLLGCDYEWKDGAYQIARIIEGAPWDTDARGPLSRPGVDVQVGDYLLAVNGSPVDAAKDPWAAFQGLAGKTITITVSKSPKMDDSARDVVVEALGSEENLRFRNWIEKNRAHVADKTGGKVGYVYVPDTGVNGQNNLFRQFYGQRDKQALVVDERWNRGGQIPTRFIELLNRPATNYWARRDGRDWMWPPDSLQGPKCMLINGLAGSGGDAFPYYFRQSGLGKLIGMRTWGGLVGISGNPGFIDGTGSTAPTFGFYERDGTWGVEGHGVDPDIEVIDDPAKMQNGADVQLDAAITHITEELKTKAYVKPKRPEYPDRKGMGIPEKDH, from the coding sequence ATGAATCTCCGTCTCTCGCGCCGCCGCTACCCGGCGGGAATCGCATTTGCTGCCTCGCTTCTCGCCGCCGTGCTCGCGCCTCCTGCCTCCGCTCAGGTTACGCCCCACGCCGGCATGCTCCGCTTCCCCGACATCAGCGCCACGCACGTCGTCTTCTGTTACGCCAACGACCTCTGGCTCGCCCCGCGCGACGGCGGCACGGCCGTGCTGCTCGCCAGCCCGCCCGGTCCAGAGGCCTTCCCGCGTTTCAGCCCCGACGGCAAGTCGGTCGCCTTCATCGGAAACTACGAAGGCAACCGCGACCTCTACGTCGTCAGCCTTGACGGCGGCCCCGCCACACGCGTCACGTACCACCCCGGCTTCGAGACGCTGTGCGGCTGGACTCCCGACGGCAAGCTGCTCTTCTCCGCCGACTACCAGGCCCCCTTCTCCCGGCGCGACGAGCTTTTCGTCATTCCCGCGACCGGCGGCGCACCCGAGAAACTGCCGATTCCCTACGGAACCCTCGCCAGCATCAAGTCCGACGGCGTCTGGCTCGCCTACACGCCGCACAGCATCGACTCGCGCACCTGGAAGCGCTATCGCGGCGGCATGGCCACCGACATCTGGCTCTTCAACCTGAAAGACAAGACTTCCAAGCGCATGACCGACTGGGAAGGCCTGGACTCGCAGCCCATGTGGCAAGGCGACGCCGTCTATTACCTCAGCGACAACGGCCCCGAGCACCGGCTCAACATCTGGATGTTCGATAGCAACTCCGGCCAGCGCAAGCAGGTCACCACGCACAAGGACTACGACGTGAAGTGGCCCGCCAACGGCCCCGGCAAGGACGGCAAGGGCGAGATCGTCTACCAGTGCGGCGCCGATCTCTGCCTGCTCGATCTCGCGACCGGCCAGGCCAGGACGCTTACCATCACTATCCCCGGCGATCGCCCCAAAATCAGGCCGCAGCGAGTGGACGCGGCGAAATTCATCGCCGGCGGCGATATCTCCTCCACCGGCAAGCGCCTCGTGGTCGAAGCCCGCGGCGACATCTGGACCGTGCCTGCCAAGAACGGCGCCCCGCGCAACCTGACGCAGACCAGCGGCGTCGCCGAGCGCGACCCCTCGTGGAGCCCCGACGCGCAGTGGATCGCCTACTTCTCCGACGCCACCGGCGAATATGAGCTCTACGTTCGCCAGTCGGATGGAAAGGGCGAGCCGCGGCAGCTCACCAAGGACGGCAACTGCTACCGCTATCGCATCACCTGGTCTCCCGACTCGAAGCACGTCGTCTTCAACGACAAGACCGGCGCCATCTTCGTGCACACAATCGACGGCGGCGCGACCAAGCTGATCGACAAGGACCCGACCGCCAACGCCGGCGGCATTCCCGTGAACTGGGCCCCCGATTCGCGCTGGATCACGTACACCCGCGAAGTCGAGAACACGCAGAACGCGATCTTCATCTACAACGTGCCCACCGGCGAGTTGAAACAGGTTACCAGCGGCGTCTTCAACGACTCGTGGCCGACGTTCGACCGCAAAGGCGACTACCTCTATTTCTCCAGCAACCGCAACTGGACCAGCCCGCTCTACGAGGACATGGGCACCACCTTCGCCTACGCGAATACCGACGTGCTGCACGTCGTCCCGCTCCGCGCCAAGGTCGGCGTCCCCAACCCACCCAAGAGCGACGAAGAGCTTTGGGGTGAAAAGAAGAAGCAAGAGGAAGAAAAGGACAAGAAGAAAGACGGCGACAAGAAGGACGAAGAAAAGAAGGACGCCGCCGCCAGCGCTCCCGCAACGGCAACCGCCTCCGCAACCGCCTCCGCTGAAAACGACGACAAGAAAGCTGACGAAAAGAAGGTCGATCCGATCGAGATCGAGCTGGACGGCTTCGAACGCCGCGCCGTTCCCCTGCCGCTCAAGCCCGGCGCCTTCGGCGTGCTCAGCGTCAATGACGAGGGCAAGCTCATCTACGTCCGCCAGCCGTCGCGCGGCGTCGACGCCGAGCCGTCACTCAAAATCTTCGACCCCAAGGATGACGAGAAAAAGGAAAACACGATCCTCGACGGCATCGGCGGCTACGGCATTTCAGCCGACGGCAAGAAACTGGTCGTCTTCAAAGGCGACAACATCGCGATCATCGACGCCAAGGCCGATCAGAAAATGGACAAGCCTGTCCCGACCGACGGTCTGAAGGCCTTGGTCGACCCGCGAGAAGAGTGGAAGCAGATTTTCGTGGAAGCCTGGCGCGTGCAGCGCGACTTCTTCTACGACCCCAACCTGCACCGCGTCGACTGGCCCGCCATCCGCAAGCAGTATGAGAAGATGCTGCCCGACTGCGTCTCGCGCGAAGACCTCAGCTACATCATCCGCGAGATGATCAGCGAGCTGAACGTCGGCCACGCCTACTACCAGGGCGGCGAGAGTGAAAGCGGTCCAACCGTCTCGGTCGGCCTGCTGGGCTGCGACTACGAATGGAAGGACGGCGCCTACCAGATCGCCCGCATCATTGAAGGCGCCCCCTGGGACACCGACGCTCGCGGCCCGCTCAGCCGTCCAGGCGTCGATGTGCAGGTCGGCGATTACCTCCTCGCCGTTAATGGTTCGCCCGTCGACGCCGCTAAGGACCCCTGGGCCGCGTTCCAGGGCCTCGCCGGAAAGACCATCACCATCACCGTCAGCAAGTCGCCCAAAATGGACGACTCGGCGCGCGACGTCGTCGTCGAAGCTCTCGGCAGCGAGGAAAACCTCCGCTTCCGCAACTGGATCGAGAAAAACCGCGCCCACGTCGCCGACAAAACCGGCGGCAAGGTCGGCTACGTCTACGTCCCCGACACCGGCGTCAACGGCCAGAACAACCTCTTCCGCCAGTTCTACGGCCAGCGCGACAAGCAGGCCCTGGTCGTCGATGAGCGCTGGAACCGCGGCGGCCAGATTCCGACCCGCTTCATCGAGCTGCTCAATCGCCCCGCCACCAACTACTGGGCCCGCCGCGACGGCCGCGACTGGATGTGGCCGCCGGATTCGCTCCAAGGCCCCAAGTGCATGCTCATCAACGGCCTGGCCGGCTCCGGCGGCGACGCGTTCCCGTATTACTTCCGCCAGTCCGGCCTCGGCAAGCTCATCGGCATGCGCACCTGGGGCGGACTGGTCGGCATCAGCGGAAACCCCGGTTTCATCGACGGCACCGGCAGCACCGCCCCGACCTTCGGCTTCTACGAGCGCGACGGCACCTGGGGCGTGGAAGGCCACGGCGTCGATCCGGACATCGAGGTCATCGACGACCCCGCGAAAATGCAGAACGGCGCCGACGTCCAGCTTGACGCGGCCATCACCCACATCACCGAAGAGCTGAAGACCAAGGCCTACGTGAAGCCCAAGCGCCCCGAATACCCGGATCGCAAGGGCATGGGAATTCCGGAAAAGGACCACTAG